A region of Rhodospirillales bacterium DNA encodes the following proteins:
- the yejB gene encoding microcin C ABC transporter permease YejB produces MTAYLLRRLLLIVPTLLGIMTLNFFIIQAVPGGPLDQALARIQGKAGEATSRLSGGGSETGPSGGAGPATPGEGAAQTRGSRGLPPELVERVKRQYGFDKPVHERFLLMMGNYLVFDMGESFFRNARVVDLVLQKIPISISLGLWTTLLVYMVSIPLGIAKAVRDGSRFDVGTSAVIIIGDAIPGFLFALLLVVLFAGGSYWKIFPLRGLTSDDWDQLSALGKVADYFWHMTLPILAMVIGGFASLTLLTKNSFIDEIGKQYVQTARAKGLGERRVLYGHVFRNAMMLVIAGFPAAFTSIFFTSSLLIEVIFSLDGLGLLGFEAAINRDYPIMFGTLWVFGLMGLLMGIVGDLMYVAVDPRIDFESRGG; encoded by the coding sequence TTGACCGCGTACCTGCTACGCCGCCTGCTGCTGATCGTGCCGACGCTGCTCGGCATCATGACGCTCAACTTCTTCATCATCCAGGCGGTGCCCGGCGGACCGCTGGACCAGGCGCTGGCGCGCATCCAGGGCAAGGCCGGCGAGGCCACGTCGCGGCTGTCCGGCGGCGGCTCCGAGACCGGACCCTCCGGCGGCGCCGGACCCGCCACGCCGGGCGAGGGCGCCGCGCAGACGCGCGGCTCCCGCGGGCTGCCGCCTGAGCTGGTCGAGCGTGTGAAGCGGCAGTACGGCTTCGACAAGCCGGTGCACGAGCGGTTCCTGCTGATGATGGGGAACTACCTCGTCTTCGACATGGGCGAGAGCTTCTTCCGCAACGCCCGGGTCGTCGACCTCGTGCTGCAGAAGATCCCGATCTCGATCTCGCTCGGCCTGTGGACGACGCTGCTCGTCTACATGGTGTCGATCCCGCTGGGGATCGCCAAGGCGGTGCGCGACGGCTCGCGCTTCGACGTCGGCACCTCGGCGGTGATCATCATCGGCGACGCCATACCGGGATTCCTGTTCGCGCTGCTGCTGGTCGTGCTGTTCGCGGGCGGCAGCTACTGGAAGATATTCCCCCTGCGCGGCCTGACATCGGACGACTGGGACCAGCTCTCGGCGCTGGGCAAGGTGGCCGACTACTTCTGGCACATGACCCTGCCGATCCTGGCGATGGTGATCGGGGGCTTCGCGTCGCTGACGCTGCTGACCAAGAACTCGTTCATCGACGAGATCGGCAAGCAGTACGTCCAGACGGCCCGCGCCAAGGGCCTGGGCGAGCGCCGCGTGCTCTACGGGCACGTCTTCCGCAACGCCATGATGCTGGTGATCGCCGGCTTCCCGGCCGCCTTCACCTCGATCTTCTTCACCAGCTCGCTGCTGATCGAGGTGATCTTCTCGCTCGACGGTCTCGGCCTGCTCGGCTTCGAGGCGGCGATCAACCGCGACTATCCCATCATGTTCGGCACGCTGTGGGTGTTCGGCCTGATGGGGCTGCTGATGGGGATCGTCGGCGACCTGATGTACGTGGCCGTCGACCCGCGCATCGACTTCGAGTCGCGGGGCGGTTGA
- a CDS encoding ABC transporter permease produces MALSPLTRRRLRNFRANRRGFVSLVLFGAVFALTLFAELIANDKPLLMRFDGAFYAPVLKAYPETAFGGEFATEADYKDPEVARLIEAKGWILWAPVPYRFDTVIKGEGRAVLAPPSARNWLGTDDQARDVVARLVYGFRVSVLFGLLLTVLGSIVGIAAGAVQGFFGGWTDLLFQRFMEIWSSMPTLYLLIILASFIEPGFWSLLGIMLLFGWMGLVGVVRAEFLRGRNFDYVRAARALGVSDTKLMFRHILPNAMVSSVTFLPFMLAGSVTTLTSLDFLGFGLPPGSASLGELLLQGKNNLTAPWLAFTGFFVIAITLSLLVFIGEAVRDAFDPRKIVA; encoded by the coding sequence ATGGCGCTGTCGCCCCTCACCCGGCGCCGCCTCCGCAACTTCCGCGCCAACCGGCGGGGGTTCGTGTCGCTGGTCCTGTTCGGCGCGGTCTTCGCGCTGACGCTGTTCGCCGAGCTGATCGCCAACGACAAGCCGCTGCTGATGCGGTTCGACGGCGCGTTCTACGCGCCGGTGCTCAAGGCGTATCCCGAGACCGCGTTCGGCGGCGAGTTCGCGACCGAGGCGGACTACAAGGATCCGGAGGTCGCGAGGCTCATCGAGGCGAAGGGCTGGATCCTGTGGGCGCCCGTCCCATACCGCTTCGACACGGTCATCAAGGGCGAGGGCCGGGCGGTGCTGGCGCCGCCGTCGGCGCGCAACTGGCTCGGCACCGACGACCAGGCGCGCGACGTCGTGGCGCGGCTGGTCTACGGCTTCCGCGTCTCCGTCCTGTTCGGCCTGCTGCTGACCGTCCTCGGCTCGATCGTCGGGATCGCCGCCGGCGCCGTCCAGGGGTTCTTCGGCGGTTGGACCGACCTGCTGTTCCAGCGCTTCATGGAGATCTGGTCGAGCATGCCGACGCTCTACCTGCTGATCATCCTCGCCAGCTTCATCGAGCCGGGGTTCTGGAGCCTTCTGGGGATCATGCTGCTGTTCGGCTGGATGGGCCTGGTGGGCGTCGTGCGGGCGGAGTTCCTCCGGGGGCGGAACTTCGACTACGTCAGGGCGGCCCGGGCCTTGGGCGTGTCCGACACGAAGCTCATGTTCCGCCACATCCTGCCCAACGCCATGGTCTCCTCGGTGACCTTCCTGCCGTTCATGCTCGCCGGCTCGGTGACGACCCTGACGTCGCTCGACTTCCTGGGTTTCGGCCTGCCGCCGGGCTCGGCGTCGCTCGGCGAGCTGCTGCTGCAGGGCAAGAACAACCTGACCGCGCCGTGGCTGGCGTTCACGGGGTTTTTCGTCATCGCCATCACGCTGAGTTTGCTGGTATTCATCGGCGAAGCCGTGCGTGACGCCTTCGACCCCCGCAAGATCGTCGCCTGA